The Streptomyces nitrosporeus genome includes a window with the following:
- a CDS encoding DUF5615 family PIN-like protein, with protein MKLLLDENVPRPMADIVRILLKAHDILHVHDLPGWAGTKDIELFEKARAEGFDAVLTNDTKQMSRHLEVAAIAASGLHRIEYRQNNKHGGLVGLGSAIATVCAGLPHALAELSVADGQRLVSLTSVDPTRATRVRTVDPQVDAPKFWPTG; from the coding sequence TTGAAGCTGCTGCTCGACGAGAACGTGCCACGCCCTATGGCCGACATCGTCCGCATCCTTCTCAAGGCTCATGACATCCTGCACGTGCATGACCTGCCTGGATGGGCTGGCACCAAAGACATCGAGCTGTTCGAGAAGGCCCGCGCTGAAGGCTTCGACGCAGTCCTTACCAACGACACCAAACAGATGAGCCGGCACCTTGAAGTCGCGGCGATCGCTGCATCCGGGCTCCATCGGATCGAGTACCGACAGAACAACAAGCACGGCGGGCTGGTTGGCCTGGGCTCGGCCATCGCCACGGTTTGCGCGGGTCTCCCCCACGCTCTGGCCGAGCTATCGGTCGCAGACGGCCAACGTCTGGTCTCCCTCACCTCTGTCGACCCAACTCGCGCCACCCGTGTCCGCACCGTCGACCCTCAGGTGGACGCACCCAAATTCTGGCCCACGGGCTGA
- a CDS encoding metallophosphoesterase: protein MRARYGVPLKVTAVGAAVGAAGLAYAAGFEARSFRLRRVAVPVLPHGARPLRVLQVSDIHMVSGQRKKRAWLQSLAGLRPDFVVNTGDNLSDPQAVPELLDALGPLMEFPGVYVFGSNDYYGPKLRNPARYLLEKAQGKHGLNGNAPATGAVHNPWEPMRDAFDEAGWLNLTNTRGRLKTDGLEIAFTGLDDPHIKRDRYAEVAGGPETGVDLSVAVVHAPYLRSLDAFTADGYPLILAGHTHGGQLCIPFYGALVTNCDLDTDRVKGLSSHTVGDRRAYLHVSAGCGTNRYTPVRFACPPEATLLTLTPRD from the coding sequence ATGCGCGCACGCTACGGAGTACCCCTGAAAGTCACGGCAGTCGGCGCAGCGGTCGGGGCCGCCGGCCTCGCCTACGCGGCCGGGTTCGAGGCCCGGTCGTTCCGGCTGCGACGGGTGGCGGTTCCCGTACTCCCGCACGGGGCGCGGCCGTTGCGTGTCCTCCAGGTCTCCGACATCCACATGGTGAGCGGACAGCGCAAGAAGCGGGCCTGGCTCCAGTCGCTGGCCGGGCTGCGCCCGGACTTCGTCGTGAACACCGGTGACAACCTCTCGGACCCGCAGGCCGTGCCGGAGCTGCTCGACGCACTCGGCCCGCTGATGGAGTTCCCCGGGGTGTACGTCTTCGGCTCCAACGACTACTACGGCCCCAAGCTCCGCAACCCCGCCCGCTACCTGCTGGAGAAGGCCCAGGGCAAGCACGGGCTCAACGGCAACGCCCCGGCGACCGGCGCCGTCCACAACCCGTGGGAACCCATGCGGGACGCGTTCGACGAGGCGGGCTGGCTGAACCTCACCAACACCAGGGGCAGGCTCAAGACCGACGGCCTGGAGATCGCCTTCACCGGCCTGGACGACCCGCACATCAAGCGGGACCGCTACGCCGAGGTGGCCGGCGGTCCCGAGACGGGCGTCGACCTGTCGGTCGCCGTGGTCCACGCCCCCTACCTGCGTTCGCTGGACGCCTTCACCGCGGACGGCTACCCCCTGATCCTGGCGGGCCACACCCACGGGGGCCAGCTCTGCATCCCCTTCTACGGGGCCCTCGTCACCAACTGCGACCTGGACACGGACCGGGTGAAGGGCCTCTCCAGCCACACGGTCGGCGACCGGCGCGCCTACCTGCACGTCTCGGCGGGCTGCGGCACCAACCGCTACACCCCGGTGCGCTTCGCCTGCCCTCCGGAGGCGACCCTGCTGACCCTGACGCCACGCGACTGA
- a CDS encoding GatB/YqeY domain-containing protein gives MTTLKSKLKEDLTTAMKARDELTSSTLRLTLTAISKEEVSGKSARELSDDEVQKVIAKEAKKRREAAEAFARGGRAEQAERERAEGELLDAYLPRQLSDDELDTIVAQAVEEARAAGAEGPRAMGAVMKAVNPKVAGRAEGGRVAAAVKKLLAG, from the coding sequence ATGACCACGCTCAAGTCCAAGCTCAAGGAAGACCTCACCACGGCCATGAAGGCGCGTGACGAGCTCACTTCGTCCACGCTCCGGCTCACCCTCACCGCGATCTCCAAGGAAGAGGTCAGCGGCAAGTCGGCCCGCGAGCTCTCCGACGACGAGGTGCAGAAGGTGATCGCCAAGGAGGCGAAGAAGCGCCGTGAGGCGGCCGAGGCCTTCGCTCGGGGCGGACGGGCGGAGCAGGCCGAGCGGGAGCGGGCGGAGGGCGAGCTGCTCGACGCCTATCTGCCCCGGCAGCTCTCCGACGACGAGCTGGACACGATCGTCGCGCAGGCCGTCGAGGAGGCGCGGGCCGCCGGAGCCGAGGGGCCGCGGGCGATGGGCGCCGTCATGAAGGCCGTCAACCCGAAGGTCGCGGGGCGCGCGGAGGGCGGCCGGGTGGCCGCCGCGGTGAAGAAGCTCCTGGCGGGCTGA
- a CDS encoding DUF433 domain-containing protein codes for MSYEPKLAAALSGATMAQLSHWRHASGAGGAVLVPEISAIRPILYSFRDVVALRTCVRLRQETSLQRIRRAVDSLRDDLGEREHLSAYQLVTDGGTVYLADPDHAVDLIGRKGGKSNLVIHQLVDVLAPFYRNGRHIPDLLSPRPDVAVDPSVRGGEPVIRGTRVPAAEVAALIRDGIPPEQIADFFPGVSAGAALEATDFTDYVDSYAGTPTGAGAGTSRGAA; via the coding sequence ATGTCGTACGAACCAAAGCTCGCAGCGGCGCTGTCCGGCGCGACGATGGCCCAGCTCTCTCACTGGCGTCACGCCTCAGGCGCAGGAGGCGCAGTCCTCGTCCCAGAGATCTCAGCTATACGGCCCATCCTGTACTCCTTCCGAGATGTCGTCGCACTGCGAACCTGCGTACGCCTCCGGCAGGAGACCTCGCTGCAGCGGATCCGTCGCGCAGTGGACTCCCTCAGGGACGATCTGGGTGAGCGAGAGCACCTCTCGGCCTACCAGCTCGTCACCGACGGGGGCACGGTGTATTTGGCCGATCCTGACCATGCCGTCGACCTGATCGGCCGCAAGGGTGGCAAAAGCAACCTCGTCATCCACCAGCTCGTCGATGTCCTAGCCCCGTTCTACCGAAACGGCCGACACATTCCCGACCTGCTGTCCCCCCGCCCAGATGTCGCCGTGGATCCATCCGTACGCGGCGGTGAACCGGTAATCCGTGGCACTCGCGTCCCCGCAGCCGAGGTCGCGGCCCTGATCCGAGATGGAATTCCTCCGGAGCAGATCGCCGACTTCTTCCCCGGGGTCAGCGCCGGAGCAGCACTTGAAGCAACCGACTTCACCGATTACGTCGACAGCTACGCCGGAACGCCAACCGGCGCAGGCGCGGGTACGAGCCGAGGCGCCGCTTGA